In Thiospirochaeta perfilievii, a single window of DNA contains:
- a CDS encoding GTP-binding protein, translating to MKLVTFSGPPSSGKTSVILKTIDSLRKRDITPAVVKFDCLYTDDDVLYRKAGVPVKKGLSGSLCPDHYFVSNIEAVVDWGLENNFDLLVSESAGLCNRCSPYIRDIKAICVIDNLSGINTPKKIGPMLKTADIVVITKGDIVSQAEREVFASRVQAVNPKAIILNVNGLTGQGCFELSTLLTESMEDVVSLKGKKLRFSMPSALCSYCLGETRIGESYQMGNVRKIDLKKDDNKGGEH from the coding sequence ATGAAATTAGTAACATTTTCAGGTCCTCCATCATCAGGGAAGACCTCGGTTATATTAAAAACAATAGACTCCCTAAGAAAGAGGGATATAACACCGGCAGTAGTAAAATTTGACTGTCTTTATACAGATGATGATGTTCTATATAGAAAAGCTGGAGTTCCTGTAAAAAAAGGGTTATCAGGGAGTCTCTGTCCAGACCACTACTTTGTATCAAATATAGAAGCAGTTGTTGACTGGGGGCTAGAGAATAATTTTGACCTTTTAGTATCAGAATCTGCAGGTCTATGTAATAGATGTTCCCCATATATTAGGGATATAAAAGCGATCTGTGTAATAGATAATCTCTCTGGTATAAATACACCTAAAAAGATCGGCCCAATGTTAAAAACCGCAGATATTGTAGTTATAACAAAGGGAGATATTGTAAGCCAGGCAGAGAGGGAAGTATTTGCTTCTAGAGTTCAGGCAGTAAATCCTAAGGCTATTATATTAAATGTAAATGGTTTAACAGGTCAGGGCTGTTTTGAACTAAGTACACTTCTAACAGAGAGTATGGAGGATGTTGTATCATTAAAAGGGAAAAAACTAAGGTTTAGTATGCCATCAGCTCTATGTTCCTACTGTTTAGGTGAAACCAGGATTGGTGAGAGTTACCAAATGGGTAATGTTAGAAAAATAGACCTAAAAAAGGATGATAACAAAGGGGGAGAACATTGA
- a CDS encoding ATP-binding cassette domain-containing protein, translated as MSPSNNTIKQLLEKYPFLVSFLEDNNINFLGNEDKTLREIINLLDKDEQEELAINIGQLEENLEEFIDQMSAFLSDDDEEVHSITIFPGTDKSGAPENYKSLELKKGEIVCIVGPTGSGKSRLLGDIEWVAQCDTPTNRRVLVNNEQPDSKWRFSISDKLVAQLSQNMNFVMDLSVEEFVTLHAESRMIEDIEETVKVIIENANDLAGERFSKDTPITSLSGGQSRALMIADTAHLSRSPVILIDEIENAGIDRKRALDLLLAEDKIVLLATHDPTLALLGNRRVVIKNGGIDKIIETSEKEREILSELEVLDKRQAELRNALRHGEKLR; from the coding sequence TTGAGTCCAAGTAATAACACAATTAAACAACTGTTAGAGAAATACCCCTTTTTAGTCAGTTTTTTAGAGGATAATAATATTAATTTTCTAGGAAATGAGGATAAAACTTTAAGGGAGATAATTAACCTATTAGATAAGGATGAGCAGGAAGAGCTTGCAATAAATATTGGTCAACTAGAGGAAAATTTAGAAGAGTTTATTGACCAGATGTCTGCATTTTTATCAGATGACGATGAAGAAGTTCACTCTATAACAATTTTTCCAGGGACAGATAAATCTGGAGCTCCAGAAAATTATAAAAGCCTTGAATTAAAAAAAGGGGAGATAGTCTGTATTGTTGGACCAACTGGTTCCGGGAAGAGTAGACTTTTAGGAGATATAGAGTGGGTTGCCCAGTGTGATACCCCGACTAATAGAAGGGTTTTAGTTAATAATGAACAACCAGATAGTAAGTGGAGGTTCTCAATCTCCGACAAGTTAGTAGCCCAGTTAAGTCAGAATATGAATTTTGTAATGGACCTAAGTGTAGAGGAGTTTGTAACTCTTCATGCTGAGAGTAGGATGATAGAAGATATTGAAGAGACTGTTAAAGTAATTATTGAGAATGCCAATGATCTAGCAGGGGAGAGATTCTCTAAGGATACTCCAATAACAAGTTTAAGTGGTGGACAGTCAAGAGCTCTTATGATTGCAGATACTGCCCACTTAAGTAGATCCCCGGTTATTCTAATAGATGAGATTGAGAATGCAGGGATCGATAGAAAGAGGGCGTTAGATCTACTGTTAGCAGAGGATAAAATTGTACTTTTAGCAACCCATGATCCAACTCTAGCACTTTTAGGGAACAGAAGAGTTGTAATAAAAAATGGTGGAATTGATAAAATAATAGAAACATCAGAAAAGGAGAGGGAAATCCTATCCGAACTTGAGGTTTTAGATAAAAGACAAGCCGAGTTACGAAATGCCCTAAGGCATGGAGAAAAACTAAGATAG
- a CDS encoding TetR/AcrR family transcriptional regulator, giving the protein MGKISDKKQIQRGRVKKYFLDAAIDIIKEEGLENLTTKKIGDKAGYSYATIYNYFQNFNELVCISMVEMANECADYITKNLKGDNLKDICCNFSDLMVEFNATNTNIYYPFLSTSIDYTYFEDQNNNHFIHPAYEIILDKIKSSDEFVDKESEDIVTLMDIFTSIFHSALHFYIILDNPKNIDELKKEVKKQVLFMLNNYL; this is encoded by the coding sequence ATGGGTAAGATAAGCGATAAAAAACAGATTCAGAGAGGCAGAGTTAAAAAGTACTTTCTAGATGCAGCTATTGATATAATAAAAGAAGAGGGTCTAGAAAACCTAACAACTAAAAAAATTGGAGATAAAGCGGGTTACTCCTACGCTACAATCTATAACTATTTCCAAAACTTCAATGAGCTAGTATGTATATCAATGGTTGAGATGGCAAATGAGTGTGCAGATTATATTACAAAAAACCTTAAAGGGGATAACTTAAAGGATATCTGCTGTAATTTTTCCGATCTAATGGTTGAATTCAATGCAACAAATACCAATATATACTACCCATTTTTATCCACAAGTATAGATTATACCTACTTTGAAGATCAAAACAATAATCACTTTATTCATCCTGCTTACGAGATAATTTTAGATAAAATAAAGTCTAGTGATGAGTTTGTGGATAAAGAGAGTGAAGATATTGTAACCCTAATGGATATTTTTACATCAATATTTCACTCCGCTCTACATTTTTATATAATATTAGATAATCCAAAAAATATTGACGAGTTAAAGAAGGAAGTTAAAAAACAGGTATTGTTCATGCTTAATAACTACCTTTAA
- a CDS encoding MFS transporter: protein MSEKLPKSGIFIYSIGQLGWSILVNIVSLQLVYFYIPPISSGIPLRITQAVFLVVLNALTLIAASGRIFDAVTDPIIANLSDKWKGKRGRRVPFMTFGAIPAAIFCTLMFIPIVSGVSSLNIVWLFFMQVLFYLFLTCYVTPFFALLPELGHTTNEKLNLSTWISVTYAIGIVIASLVQPIAKILPFDNPITAVQVSIGMIAFVAMIFMLVPALFLNERKYVSGTVSSEPLFESLKRTFKNKSFKYYVVADFSYFMGLTIIMTGLLYYITVLLGLSDGIMGFLMPLMIVVSFVFYPLVNILAKKFGKKTLIIGSFFFMGLIFFFIYFMGKVAIPEKLQAYLVVVLYSIPLSFLGVLPNAVLADIAEHDALKNGINQEGMFFAARTLMQKFGQTFGVLTFAALTSLGKDPGDDLGIRISGLVGFVLCFVAGTYFVKYNEKKIITESNVLRLKV from the coding sequence ATGAGTGAGAAGTTACCAAAAAGCGGGATTTTTATCTATTCAATAGGTCAACTAGGGTGGTCAATTCTAGTTAATATTGTAAGTCTTCAGTTAGTATATTTTTATATACCACCAATTAGTTCCGGGATTCCACTAAGAATTACCCAGGCAGTATTTCTTGTAGTACTAAATGCACTAACCTTAATTGCAGCAAGTGGTAGAATTTTTGATGCAGTAACTGACCCTATAATTGCTAACTTAAGTGATAAGTGGAAGGGGAAGAGAGGGCGAAGAGTACCATTTATGACATTTGGTGCGATCCCGGCAGCAATTTTTTGTACTCTAATGTTTATTCCTATTGTAAGTGGTGTCAGTAGCCTGAATATTGTCTGGTTATTTTTTATGCAGGTTCTATTCTATCTATTTCTAACTTGTTATGTTACTCCGTTTTTTGCTCTACTACCAGAACTAGGCCACACCACTAATGAAAAACTAAACCTATCAACATGGATATCTGTTACTTATGCAATTGGTATTGTTATAGCATCCTTAGTACAGCCAATTGCAAAGATTTTACCTTTTGACAATCCAATTACAGCAGTTCAGGTATCTATTGGAATGATAGCTTTTGTTGCAATGATATTTATGTTGGTTCCAGCACTATTTTTAAATGAGAGAAAGTATGTCTCTGGGACAGTCTCCAGTGAACCGCTATTTGAGTCATTAAAAAGAACATTTAAAAATAAAAGCTTTAAATACTATGTTGTAGCTGACTTCTCCTACTTTATGGGGCTGACTATTATTATGACTGGTCTCTTATACTATATTACAGTATTATTAGGACTCTCCGATGGGATTATGGGATTTTTAATGCCATTAATGATTGTTGTATCTTTTGTATTCTACCCTTTAGTAAACATCTTGGCTAAAAAGTTTGGTAAAAAAACCCTTATTATTGGATCCTTTTTCTTTATGGGTCTTATTTTCTTCTTTATATATTTTATGGGTAAGGTTGCAATACCAGAGAAGTTACAGGCCTACCTTGTAGTTGTTTTATACTCTATACCCCTATCTTTTTTAGGTGTTTTACCAAATGCTGTATTAGCAGATATAGCTGAACATGACGCTTTAAAAAATGGAATTAATCAGGAGGGTATGTTTTTTGCAGCAAGAACTTTAATGCAAAAATTTGGACAAACCTTTGGTGTTTTGACTTTTGCAGCATTAACATCCCTTGGTAAGGATCCAGGTGATGACTTGGGTATAAGAATAAGTGGTTTAGTTGGTTTTGTTCTATGTTTTGTAGCTGGAACATATTTTGTTAAATATAATGAGAAAAAGATAATTACAGAGAGTAATGTCTTAAGGTTGAAAGTGTAA
- a CDS encoding alpha/beta hydrolase: protein MLIFLLILSILVVLGIFFSDKVLKIETRTIQDVLDVATEKKEFKQADYDKYIKEDILVESQYGYKIAGERILSGMDKSDKVMLFSHGVATNRKSSIKYGMFFLQLGWDVVIFDHRRHGDTLDGKFSGYGYYEKNDLNSVFNYIKRIYGASCRVGIHGESMGSAIAIQQAGEYNNADFYIFDCPFSNLGKQLRYRLRVEYQLLGFIIIPLTNLFVKLRAGFSFKDVSPINFVDKIERPALFIHSRKDTYIKYNMCEELYHKKKGVKDLYIAEYGDHAESYTQNRDEYIKVVTSFLDQA, encoded by the coding sequence ATGCTTATTTTTCTACTTATACTCTCTATTTTAGTTGTTTTAGGTATTTTTTTCTCCGATAAAGTCCTTAAGATAGAGACTCGAACAATACAAGATGTTCTTGATGTTGCTACAGAAAAAAAAGAGTTTAAACAAGCTGATTATGATAAGTATATAAAAGAGGACATTCTTGTAGAGTCCCAATATGGTTATAAAATAGCTGGAGAGAGAATTCTTAGTGGCATGGATAAAAGCGATAAAGTTATGCTTTTTAGTCATGGAGTGGCAACTAATAGAAAATCATCTATAAAGTATGGAATGTTTTTTTTACAACTAGGTTGGGATGTGGTTATTTTCGATCATAGAAGGCACGGTGATACATTAGATGGAAAATTTTCAGGATATGGTTATTATGAAAAAAATGATCTAAACAGTGTTTTTAACTATATAAAGAGAATCTACGGAGCGTCTTGTCGGGTGGGGATCCATGGGGAGTCCATGGGTTCCGCCATAGCTATACAGCAAGCTGGGGAGTATAATAACGCAGACTTCTATATTTTTGACTGTCCCTTTTCAAACCTTGGTAAGCAGTTAAGATATAGGTTAAGGGTAGAGTATCAACTTTTAGGTTTTATAATTATTCCCCTAACCAACCTATTTGTTAAATTAAGGGCAGGCTTCTCTTTTAAAGATGTTTCACCTATAAACTTTGTAGATAAAATAGAAAGGCCGGCACTATTTATTCACTCTAGGAAGGACACCTATATAAAATACAATATGTGTGAAGAGTTATATCATAAGAAAAAGGGAGTAAAGGATCTCTATATTGCTGAATATGGTGACCATGCTGAGTCATATACTCAGAATAGGGATGAGTATATAAAGGTTGTCACTAGCTTTTTAGATCAGGCTTGA
- a CDS encoding CinA family protein — translation MNNKIPEIILGELLRKANLTLSTAESCTGGNIAHKITEIPGSSSYFYGGVVSYDNSVKTGVLGVNIKDIIDFGAVSKEVVEQMALGVKGLMNTDWAVATSGVAGPGGGSKDKPVGTVWIAWAGPNGVESKKFLFGNNRKDNIKISTQTAIYGLISRLS, via the coding sequence ATGAATAATAAGATTCCAGAGATTATATTAGGTGAGTTGTTAAGAAAAGCTAACTTAACCCTCTCCACTGCAGAGAGTTGTACCGGGGGAAATATTGCCCACAAGATAACAGAGATACCAGGCTCTTCAAGCTACTTTTATGGTGGGGTGGTCTCCTATGATAATAGTGTTAAAACAGGGGTCCTAGGGGTTAATATAAAAGACATTATCGATTTTGGAGCAGTTAGTAAAGAAGTTGTAGAACAGATGGCCCTAGGAGTAAAGGGGTTAATGAATACCGATTGGGCTGTAGCTACATCTGGGGTAGCCGGGCCTGGTGGTGGCTCTAAGGATAAACCGGTAGGGACTGTATGGATAGCATGGGCTGGACCAAATGGGGTAGAGAGTAAAAAGTTCCTCTTTGGTAATAATAGAAAGGATAATATAAAAATCTCTACCCAGACAGCAATTTATGGTTTAATTAGCCGTCTATCATAG
- a CDS encoding DUF4932 domain-containing protein encodes MKLKKLRVIVILVLIISCKSNDKKETDAEYITKSTIINFSDSIYGEINPNIELLSGVLAYTSWIKIRGPETGGNKYFRDLKEYLDPYKKHDAFKIAEKLTRRGFTYDAPPNLALRLGPLPELENINGYSEYLIDRAWNEGILEDFRLALRDLAIVSKFDKFYNSNIENYSNYINRSMNGMEPEKITKWLSNFYGWSGSEFHLVFAPAMFPGGGYGSSIELDNKLIVNQVLRARGTSLNEPILPTGLDLSFLTIHELSHSFINPSNEKIKEIFNNQELLDIFNPVKELMEKQAYPEAPIFFNELLVRAVTLIALKDIYNIDDKIYNRLLESEKERGFYLIKESIDELNSYRKMREIYPRFDSYLPIYYKNITMIDG; translated from the coding sequence ATGAAGTTAAAGAAGTTAAGAGTTATTGTTATTTTAGTTCTAATTATAAGTTGTAAATCTAATGATAAAAAAGAGACGGATGCGGAATATATTACCAAAAGTACTATTATAAACTTTTCTGATTCTATTTACGGGGAGATAAATCCAAATATAGAACTACTCTCTGGAGTATTAGCCTATACAAGTTGGATAAAAATTAGAGGCCCGGAAACCGGTGGAAATAAGTACTTTAGAGATTTAAAAGAGTACCTTGATCCATATAAAAAACATGATGCTTTTAAAATAGCTGAAAAGTTAACAAGACGGGGGTTTACATATGATGCACCACCAAATCTCGCTCTTAGGCTAGGCCCTTTACCGGAGTTAGAAAATATTAATGGATATTCGGAGTATCTTATAGATAGGGCGTGGAACGAAGGAATCTTAGAGGATTTTCGACTAGCCCTAAGGGATCTTGCAATAGTCTCTAAATTTGATAAATTCTATAATAGTAATATAGAGAACTATAGTAACTACATAAATAGATCTATGAATGGGATGGAACCTGAAAAAATAACTAAATGGTTATCAAACTTTTATGGTTGGTCAGGTAGTGAGTTCCATTTAGTTTTTGCCCCGGCTATGTTTCCTGGGGGAGGTTATGGTTCTAGTATAGAGTTAGATAATAAACTAATTGTTAATCAGGTTCTTAGGGCTAGAGGAACAAGTCTAAATGAACCTATTTTACCTACAGGTCTAGACCTATCCTTTTTAACAATACATGAACTATCCCACTCATTTATAAATCCATCGAATGAAAAAATTAAAGAAATTTTTAACAATCAGGAGTTATTAGACATTTTTAATCCAGTTAAAGAGCTAATGGAAAAACAGGCATATCCTGAAGCCCCAATATTTTTTAATGAACTTTTAGTTAGAGCTGTAACACTTATTGCTCTAAAGGATATTTATAATATAGATGATAAAATATACAACAGACTCTTAGAAAGTGAGAAGGAGAGAGGATTCTACTTAATAAAGGAGAGTATTGATGAGTTAAACTCCTATAGAAAGATGAGGGAAATATACCCTCGTTTTGATAGTTATCTACCTATATATTATAAAAATATAACTATGATAGACGGCTAA
- a CDS encoding RrF2 family transcriptional regulator, with translation MNISTKTRYGFRLMVYLGLNETSGEPTQLGEIAEKEGLSLKYLEKIVQMLKRNGLVTVKRGPKGGYSLASESGKISLLSIYEALEGSCAVVECTDGNICDRQNLCSTANIWCDLSNVISNFFSERTLRDIINEQDKKSNMFYI, from the coding sequence ATGAATATATCTACAAAAACACGATATGGGTTTAGACTGATGGTCTATTTAGGTTTAAATGAAACTTCTGGTGAGCCCACTCAATTAGGAGAAATTGCAGAGAAAGAGGGACTCTCCTTAAAATATTTAGAGAAAATAGTACAAATGCTTAAAAGAAATGGGTTAGTAACTGTAAAACGTGGACCTAAAGGTGGTTATAGCCTCGCATCAGAGAGTGGTAAAATATCCCTATTAAGTATATATGAAGCCCTAGAGGGAAGTTGTGCTGTTGTAGAGTGTACCGACGGAAATATATGTGATAGGCAGAACCTCTGCTCTACAGCAAATATATGGTGTGATTTATCAAATGTTATTAGTAATTTCTTCTCTGAGAGAACCTTAAGGGATATTATTAATGAACAGGATAAAAAGAGCAATATGTTCTATATATAA
- a CDS encoding LysM peptidoglycan-binding domain-containing protein: MKLLLLLFTLPIALFPDSFFQYEVKRYDNVRDLAVRFKVQEDILVKDNKLENVPHLFVGQILKVPVTYKYSEPKLASLTRVMNNSTTNWSNPTFEIYKWDKVPTVLIFDTINYSLQSLFFKRLAFFIEKKDYIGNIYSLDELQGERGWNGHDYRAKDLARFFNKISDEGLDLTRGEDILLDILLKNRILSRSENRFIPLSGAIISCSRGSLYNHRKTILRHEAFHGLFFTSPEFREYTKGVWNSLSKDAKTIWILYLEFLNYETSDIELVYNEFMAYLLQISVDETYIYFNNVVFYRLYYEYPSKRVLINRFFSNNRTPYKESIEKFRAFTEKMLIE, from the coding sequence ATGAAATTATTACTTCTTCTGTTTACACTTCCTATAGCACTTTTCCCTGATTCATTTTTTCAGTATGAAGTAAAAAGATATGATAATGTAAGGGATCTTGCTGTTAGGTTTAAGGTTCAAGAAGATATTTTAGTTAAAGATAATAAGTTAGAGAATGTCCCCCATCTTTTTGTTGGGCAGATATTAAAAGTACCAGTAACATATAAATATAGTGAACCAAAACTAGCTAGTTTAACCAGGGTTATGAATAATTCTACCACAAACTGGTCAAATCCAACCTTCGAAATATACAAATGGGATAAGGTACCCACTGTTTTAATTTTTGATACTATAAATTACTCCCTTCAATCCTTATTTTTTAAACGATTAGCCTTTTTTATAGAGAAAAAAGACTATATAGGAAATATCTACTCCCTAGATGAATTACAGGGAGAGCGTGGGTGGAACGGCCATGATTATAGGGCAAAGGATTTAGCACGTTTTTTCAATAAGATAAGTGATGAGGGTTTAGATTTAACCAGGGGTGAGGATATTTTGTTGGATATCCTCCTTAAAAATAGGATTTTAAGCAGATCAGAAAATAGATTCATTCCTCTCTCAGGAGCAATTATCTCATGTTCTAGAGGGAGTTTATACAACCATAGAAAGACAATTTTAAGGCATGAGGCCTTTCATGGTCTATTTTTTACATCCCCTGAATTTAGAGAGTATACAAAGGGTGTTTGGAATAGTTTATCTAAGGATGCAAAGACAATTTGGATTTTATATCTGGAGTTTTTGAATTATGAAACATCGGATATCGAATTAGTATATAACGAATTTATGGCCTATTTACTCCAGATCTCTGTTGATGAAACCTACATCTATTTTAATAATGTTGTATTTTATAGACTCTATTATGAATACCCTTCAAAAAGAGTGTTAATAAATAGATTTTTTAGTAATAATAGAACACCGTATAAAGAATCTATAGAAAAATTTAGAGCCTTTACGGAAAAAATGTTAATTGAGTAG
- a CDS encoding glycoside hydrolase family 3 protein, translating to MIDPKKIISEMTLREKIAQTFLQYYQGYDDLPENLLELNRKNELGNLLFFSGANVRDLDQLHKMSINIQSHAKENRFNLPFLLTIDQEGGQLTAIHRGTTMFPGNMALGFANDESLTSKQGSHCGKELKYAGINICYAPVLDVSYDRKDTPIVDNRMYSSNPQVVADMGSAYIKGLQDEGVAACGKHFPGMRLTQEDTHFKCDTHPGDMNRLVEVELAPYKKAIESGLEVVMTHHGVFSALDTEYPASMSKKWYDYLRKDMGFKGLTVTDDLIMGAVRSQYGDEDAVIIALAAGADLLMHTALSSNYVDVIEQAVKDGRVTEERITEAATRVLEYKAKFCTTTPENKTFSKTDGDALAYEIAKKSLIKYKGDDSLFPIKLEEKDQVGVIFANPARLVMSDAINLYDPLSIRETIKNRTKHSLVKEAFMPWRPTHMEQVSVGDIAFITDVCIFTTVNAYCNPEQIETLKYTREICPNKTIIGVATRGPKDAELLAPYCDAVIVTGGLSQVSIDALVDGIFEHGEFDSNPAKEI from the coding sequence TTGATAGATCCAAAAAAAATTATTTCAGAGATGACTTTAAGAGAGAAAATTGCTCAAACTTTTTTACAATATTACCAGGGGTATGATGACCTTCCAGAGAATCTATTAGAATTAAACAGAAAGAATGAGTTAGGTAATTTACTCTTTTTCTCAGGTGCAAACGTAAGGGACTTAGATCAACTACATAAGATGAGTATTAATATACAATCCCATGCTAAAGAGAATAGGTTTAATCTTCCTTTTTTATTAACAATAGACCAAGAGGGTGGTCAGCTAACAGCAATTCATAGGGGAACAACAATGTTCCCGGGAAATATGGCTCTAGGTTTTGCAAACGATGAGTCTTTAACATCTAAACAGGGAAGTCACTGTGGGAAGGAGTTAAAATATGCAGGTATAAATATCTGTTATGCTCCAGTTCTAGATGTTAGTTATGATAGAAAAGATACTCCTATAGTTGATAATAGAATGTACTCTAGTAATCCGCAAGTTGTAGCCGATATGGGTTCTGCATATATTAAGGGCCTTCAGGATGAGGGGGTTGCGGCCTGTGGTAAACACTTCCCAGGAATGAGATTAACCCAAGAAGATACACATTTTAAATGTGATACCCACCCAGGTGATATGAATAGACTAGTAGAAGTTGAACTAGCACCGTATAAAAAAGCTATAGAGAGCGGTTTAGAGGTTGTAATGACCCATCATGGAGTTTTCTCTGCCCTTGATACAGAGTACCCTGCTTCAATGTCTAAAAAGTGGTATGACTACCTAAGAAAAGATATGGGCTTTAAGGGTTTAACAGTAACTGATGACTTAATAATGGGTGCTGTTCGTAGCCAATATGGAGATGAGGATGCTGTAATTATAGCTTTAGCAGCTGGAGCTGACTTATTAATGCATACTGCACTATCATCTAACTATGTAGATGTTATAGAGCAAGCAGTTAAAGATGGTCGGGTTACAGAGGAAAGAATTACAGAGGCAGCAACAAGAGTTTTAGAGTATAAGGCTAAATTTTGTACAACAACTCCAGAGAATAAAACTTTTAGTAAAACAGATGGTGATGCCTTAGCCTATGAAATAGCAAAGAAGTCACTAATTAAATATAAGGGGGATGACTCTCTATTTCCAATTAAGTTAGAGGAGAAGGATCAAGTTGGTGTAATTTTTGCTAATCCTGCAAGACTTGTTATGAGTGATGCAATAAATTTATACGATCCTCTATCAATTAGAGAAACTATAAAGAATAGAACTAAACACTCCCTGGTAAAAGAGGCGTTTATGCCTTGGAGACCAACTCATATGGAGCAGGTTTCTGTTGGAGATATTGCATTTATCACTGATGTATGTATTTTTACAACAGTTAATGCTTATTGTAATCCAGAACAGATTGAAACTCTAAAGTATACTAGGGAGATCTGTCCAAATAAAACAATAATCGGTGTTGCTACAAGGGGTCCAAAGGACGCTGAACTTTTAGCTCCATATTGTGATGCAGTTATTGTAACTGGTGGTTTATCCCAAGTTAGTATTGATGCATTAGTTGATGGTATCTTCGAGCATGGAGAGTTTGACTCTAATCCAGCAAAAGAGATCTAA